The following proteins are encoded in a genomic region of Microcoleus sp. FACHB-68:
- a CDS encoding SGNH/GDSL hydrolase family protein codes for MSDPCLLAIGLLTKKQMLDCAPPAPPRTQLASPFKLSDTLEGAKATKTVPTVEISPLEFSKPALSLPVLALPPLPPATAFLPENSAFENPPTELSETAIPLSQFASVTPEAPPELMAFSSSRNHRPVSGSQLYRQRLAALNYGQTYTRLPSDSFRSSWANASEQPTYQDWIRLLEQEANALAKGQGGNSLAVLVGDSLSMWFPPEGLPVGRLWLNQGISGDTAGGILNRLDTLSQTRAGSIYIMAGINDLRRGESDEDLLWNSRQIVRRLRQDHPQAQVIVQSILPTRLAAIPSSRIRKLNEQLAEIAQQEGARYLDIYTYFTDEGGNLRRELTTDGLHLNPRGYGVWRWALQKAESWIALNRVP; via the coding sequence ACCAAAAAACAAATGTTAGACTGCGCTCCACCGGCACCCCCCCGAACGCAGTTAGCAAGTCCATTTAAACTGTCCGATACCCTTGAGGGTGCAAAAGCAACAAAAACAGTCCCAACCGTTGAAATTAGCCCCCTGGAATTCAGCAAACCCGCCTTAAGTCTGCCGGTACTAGCGCTGCCGCCTTTGCCCCCAGCTACGGCCTTTTTACCGGAAAACTCGGCCTTTGAGAACCCCCCCACAGAGCTATCTGAGACGGCCATTCCCTTATCTCAATTTGCCAGCGTCACACCAGAAGCACCCCCTGAGTTGATGGCATTTTCTAGCAGCCGCAACCACAGACCTGTATCCGGTTCTCAGCTTTATCGCCAAAGATTAGCAGCGCTTAACTATGGCCAGACTTACACACGGTTGCCAAGTGATAGCTTTAGGTCATCCTGGGCAAATGCCAGTGAGCAACCGACTTATCAAGATTGGATACGTCTTCTAGAACAAGAAGCCAATGCCCTGGCAAAAGGACAAGGTGGCAATTCTCTCGCCGTCTTGGTAGGAGATTCTCTGAGTATGTGGTTTCCCCCAGAAGGACTGCCAGTCGGTCGGTTGTGGCTCAATCAAGGCATTTCTGGAGATACTGCCGGTGGCATTTTAAACCGGCTAGACACCCTTTCCCAAACCAGAGCCGGTAGCATTTACATCATGGCCGGCATCAACGACTTACGCCGGGGAGAGAGCGATGAAGATTTACTCTGGAATTCCCGCCAGATTGTGCGTCGCCTGCGCCAAGATCACCCCCAAGCGCAAGTAATCGTGCAATCGATTCTGCCCACTCGGCTTGCGGCGATTCCCAGCAGCCGGATTCGTAAACTTAACGAGCAGTTGGCGGAGATTGCCCAACAAGAAGGCGCGAGGTACTTGGACATTTACACTTACTTTACGGATGAGGGAGGAAATTTACGCCGGGAATTAACCACAGACGGCTTGCATCTAAATCCTCGTGGCTATGGAGTCTGGCGGTGGGCGCTGCAAAAAGCGGAATCGTGGATTGCCCTAAATCGAGTGCCCTGA
- the psaB gene encoding photosystem I core protein PsaB translates to MATKFPKFSQDLAQDPTTRRLWYGIATAHDFESHDGMTEENLYQKIFASHFGHLAIIFLWTSGSLFHVAWQGNFPQWVKDPLNVRPIAHAIWDPQFGAPAVEAFTQAGASNPVNIAYSGVYHWWYTIGMRTNNDLYQGAVFLLLLSAVFLFAGWLHLQPKYRPSLAWFKNAESRLNHHLAGLFGVSSLAWTGHLVHVAIPEARGQHVGWDNFLTTLPHPAGLGPFFSGNWGVYAQNPDTAGHVFGTTQGAGSAILTFLGGFHPQTESLWLTDIAHHHLAIAVIFIIAGHMYRTNFGIGHSIRDILNTHRPPEGTPFGGRLGDGHKGLYDTYNESLHFQLGIHLAALGVVTSLVAQHMYSLPPYAFMAKDFTTQASLYTHHQYIAGFLMVGAFAHGAIFWVRDYDPAANQNNVLDRVLRHKEAIISHLSWVSLFLGFHTLGLYVHNDVVVAFGTPEKQILIEPVFAQWIQAAQGKALYGFDVLLSNPDSLATTAWPNYGNVWLPGWLDAINSGTNSLFLTIGPGDFLVHHAFALGLHTTTLILVKGALDARGSKLMPDKKDFGYAFPCDGPGRGGTCDTSAWDSFFLAMFWMLNTIGWVTFYWHWKHLGIWQGNVAQFNESSTYLMGWLRDYLWLYSAQTINGYTPYGMNNLSVWSWMFLFGHLVWATGFMFLISWRGYWQELIETLVWAHERTPLANLVRWKDKPVAMSIIQGRLVGLAHFTVGYVLTYAAFLIASTAGKFG, encoded by the coding sequence ATGGCAACAAAATTCCCAAAATTTAGCCAAGACCTGGCGCAAGACCCAACAACACGCAGGCTATGGTACGGGATAGCAACAGCCCACGACTTTGAAAGCCACGACGGCATGACAGAGGAGAATCTTTACCAAAAGATATTCGCCTCACACTTCGGTCACCTGGCAATCATCTTCCTGTGGACTTCGGGTAGCCTGTTTCACGTAGCATGGCAAGGCAACTTTCCGCAGTGGGTAAAAGACCCGCTAAACGTGAGGCCAATCGCCCACGCAATCTGGGACCCACAATTCGGCGCACCGGCAGTCGAAGCATTCACCCAAGCCGGAGCATCAAACCCAGTGAACATCGCCTATAGCGGTGTATACCACTGGTGGTACACAATCGGGATGCGGACAAACAACGACCTGTATCAAGGGGCAGTATTCCTACTGCTGCTATCAGCCGTATTCCTGTTCGCAGGGTGGCTGCACCTGCAACCAAAATACAGACCATCCCTAGCCTGGTTCAAAAACGCAGAATCGCGACTGAACCACCACCTAGCCGGATTGTTTGGCGTCTCATCCCTAGCCTGGACAGGACACCTAGTGCACGTCGCCATCCCCGAAGCACGCGGACAGCACGTCGGCTGGGACAACTTCCTAACCACCCTGCCGCACCCAGCAGGACTAGGTCCATTCTTTAGCGGGAACTGGGGCGTATACGCCCAAAACCCAGACACAGCAGGACACGTATTCGGAACCACACAAGGAGCCGGCAGCGCCATCCTGACATTCCTGGGCGGATTCCACCCGCAAACAGAATCCCTGTGGCTGACCGACATCGCCCATCACCACCTGGCGATCGCAGTGATCTTCATCATTGCCGGTCACATGTACCGCACAAACTTCGGCATCGGTCACAGCATCCGCGACATCCTCAACACCCACCGGCCCCCAGAAGGCACCCCCTTCGGCGGACGCTTGGGAGACGGACACAAAGGACTGTACGACACCTACAACGAATCGTTGCACTTCCAGTTAGGCATCCACCTAGCAGCATTAGGCGTCGTCACCTCCCTCGTCGCGCAGCACATGTACTCGCTGCCGCCCTACGCCTTCATGGCCAAAGACTTCACCACCCAAGCCTCCCTGTACACCCATCACCAGTACATCGCAGGCTTCCTGATGGTCGGAGCCTTCGCCCACGGCGCAATCTTCTGGGTCAGAGACTACGACCCAGCAGCCAACCAAAACAACGTCCTCGACCGCGTTCTGCGGCACAAAGAAGCGATCATCTCCCACCTGTCCTGGGTCTCGCTATTCCTGGGCTTCCATACCCTAGGCTTATACGTCCATAACGACGTCGTCGTCGCCTTCGGCACCCCAGAAAAGCAAATCCTGATAGAGCCGGTGTTCGCCCAATGGATTCAAGCAGCCCAAGGCAAAGCCCTCTACGGCTTCGACGTGTTGCTGTCCAACCCAGATAGCCTCGCCACCACCGCTTGGCCCAACTACGGCAACGTGTGGTTACCCGGCTGGCTAGATGCGATCAATAGCGGCACCAACTCCCTGTTCCTCACCATTGGCCCTGGAGACTTCCTCGTCCACCACGCCTTCGCCCTCGGTTTGCACACAACGACCTTGATTCTCGTCAAGGGAGCATTGGATGCCCGTGGCTCGAAGTTGATGCCGGACAAAAAAGACTTCGGATACGCCTTCCCCTGCGACGGACCCGGACGCGGCGGCACCTGCGACACCTCAGCCTGGGACTCATTCTTCCTGGCCATGTTCTGGATGCTCAACACCATTGGTTGGGTCACCTTCTACTGGCATTGGAAGCATCTAGGAATCTGGCAAGGAAACGTGGCTCAGTTTAACGAGTCATCAACGTACCTGATGGGTTGGCTGCGTGACTATCTGTGGCTGTATTCAGCTCAGACGATCAACGGTTACACCCCTTATGGGATGAATAATCTGTCGGTCTGGTCTTGGATGTTCCTGTTCGGCCACTTGGTGTGGGCGACCGGCTTTATGTTCTTGATTAGCTGGCGTGGTTATTGGCAAGAGTTGATCGAAACCCTGGTGTGGGCACATGAACGCACACCTTTGGCGAACTTGGTTCGCTGGAAGGATAAGCCCGTGGCCATGAGTATTATTCAAGGTCGTCTGGTGGGCTTGGCTCACTTTACGGTGGGTTATGTCCTCACTTATGCGGCGTTCTTGATTGCTTCGACTGCAGGTAAGTTCGGTTGA
- a CDS encoding alkaline phosphatase D family protein encodes MVLLNFCDPEERPWPNPRLKTASIIGHTTTTSVRLWLRVPQPGDYCLVVAKNPIPTDGIPHIQSEGKIEKFALMTGNKIKEIDPELIYPLKFVYDNDLTNVVDIKDLKPQSRYYYILFQPNEDRPWILGHEEPLSFRTFPENPTEVNFGLYSCHQPYHGQTTVNLKMWDKFYQELWDANAQFVLAAGDQVYVDGEKELDIWKWLKNVKKHNPSRNDMVSWYRDIYQGYWGLPEVQRIFQSFTTYMIWDDHEIVDGWGSYTPQELAAKLDVSWELRNFKEHINLAHEMFSAAKQVYREYEHSHNPHTDPNLEQFDYEFSCGISHFYVLDMRGHHDFNRQELRLLGAEQWQRFETWLNAQYDSSARVLFIVSPVPVAHFKSFVVNTFDVPYFKYTDDFRDHWDHDSNWSERNQLLEKVFQFSQETKRPVVFLSGDVHMGAVFKISHQKFPSARVFQLTSSGISYASMSEFGRHLLENLVQKRGNLGDHRENIPYQVENLYICRHNNFGMVRVKEMNNGELSISYELFYSSKQAEGIIEMQRIELDQIP; translated from the coding sequence TTGGTACTGTTAAATTTCTGTGACCCTGAAGAAAGACCGTGGCCGAATCCGCGTTTAAAAACGGCTAGCATCATTGGGCATACCACCACGACAAGCGTCCGCCTCTGGCTGCGGGTGCCACAGCCTGGGGATTATTGCTTAGTTGTAGCGAAAAATCCTATTCCAACAGATGGAATCCCACACATTCAGAGTGAGGGAAAAATCGAGAAATTCGCATTAATGACCGGGAATAAAATCAAAGAAATTGATCCAGAATTAATTTATCCACTCAAATTTGTTTATGACAATGATTTAACAAACGTGGTGGATATTAAAGATTTAAAACCCCAATCTCGATATTATTATATTTTATTTCAACCGAATGAAGACCGGCCTTGGATATTAGGACATGAAGAACCGCTTTCTTTTCGGACATTTCCAGAAAATCCCACAGAAGTGAATTTTGGACTGTACAGTTGCCACCAGCCTTATCATGGGCAAACCACAGTTAATTTGAAAATGTGGGATAAATTTTATCAAGAATTGTGGGATGCTAATGCCCAGTTTGTCCTCGCCGCCGGCGATCAGGTGTATGTAGATGGAGAGAAAGAATTAGATATTTGGAAGTGGCTCAAAAATGTCAAAAAGCACAACCCGTCCCGCAATGACATGGTTTCTTGGTATCGGGATATTTACCAAGGTTATTGGGGGTTACCTGAAGTGCAGCGGATTTTTCAAAGTTTTACCACTTACATGATTTGGGACGATCATGAAATTGTGGATGGTTGGGGTTCTTACACACCACAAGAACTGGCTGCCAAGTTAGATGTTTCTTGGGAATTGAGAAACTTCAAAGAACATATAAACTTGGCTCATGAAATGTTCTCGGCTGCCAAGCAAGTATATCGGGAATATGAACATTCTCATAACCCGCATACAGACCCTAACCTGGAGCAATTTGATTATGAATTTAGTTGTGGAATTTCCCATTTTTATGTGCTGGATATGCGAGGTCACCACGATTTTAACCGGCAGGAATTGCGATTACTGGGTGCTGAACAATGGCAACGCTTTGAAACTTGGTTAAACGCTCAGTATGATTCGAGTGCACGCGTTTTGTTTATTGTATCGCCAGTGCCGGTGGCTCACTTCAAAAGCTTTGTTGTCAATACCTTCGACGTTCCTTATTTTAAATACACCGACGACTTCCGAGATCACTGGGATCACGACTCCAACTGGTCAGAACGCAATCAATTACTCGAAAAAGTCTTTCAGTTTTCCCAAGAAACAAAGCGACCTGTGGTTTTTCTCAGTGGGGATGTTCACATGGGCGCAGTTTTTAAAATTTCCCATCAAAAATTCCCTTCAGCTAGAGTATTTCAGCTCACATCTAGCGGCATTTCTTATGCTTCTATGAGCGAATTTGGTCGTCACCTTTTAGAGAATTTAGTTCAAAAAAGAGGCAATCTTGGCGATCACCGAGAAAACATTCCCTACCAGGTAGAAAATTTATATATTTGCCGGCATAATAATTTCGGCATGGTTCGCGTCAAGGAAATGAATAATGGAGAACTATCCATTAGTTACGAGCTATTTTATAGCAGCAAGCAAGCAGAGGGAATCATAGAAATGCAACGAATCGAGCTAGATCAAATTCCTTAA